A genomic region of Trifolium pratense cultivar HEN17-A07 linkage group LG3, ARS_RC_1.1, whole genome shotgun sequence contains the following coding sequences:
- the LOC123918822 gene encoding putative disease resistance RPP13-like protein 3 gives MADSVVSFLLEHLSQLLQREANLLCGVEDKIISLRNELEIINVYLKTSPQGKNNNNKQIEQKVLSQIRDISYVAEDVIDTFIANVSIYKDRNVLGRMIHSIDHANLLHDVAEKIDKIKTTLNEIHENKIKYNQESTDQSASATEDEERTRSLHKLRRNVEEEDVVGFVHESEEVINRLIEGGSPRLNVVSIIGMGGLGKTTLARKVYNSEKVKKHFNSRTWIYVSIECRVRELLMGIHKNLMSNHAYECRRSSNKKKSKKHKEAVNNSDDISNLSDDELKKRVWECLKWEKYLLVLDDLWKVQDWDEVKDVFPDENRGSRILITSRLKEVASHTSRDPPYCLQFLNEEQSWELFSKKVFRGEEYHCDVGSLGKQIVKSCGGLPLSIVVLAGLLANKEKSHREWSKVLGHVNWYLTRDETQVKDVVLKLSFDNLHSKLKPCFLYLGIFPEDSEICARQLLHLWVAEGFIQETGSRDPNDVAEDYLYELIDRSLIQVARVKDSGGVKTCRIHDLLRDLCILESKEDNLFQVCTDNNILIPTKPRRLSVHSSMSHYVSSSPNDHSCVRSLFCSDPNCFVYSNDWKWLCKGFKLVRVLDLWGKYCCKIPSNLGNFVHLRYLRIGSQYIRSVPDSICNLQNLQTLDFGSTTRRTTTISFPYGITKLKHLRHLYTFGPIMLRGRRSDDEVMWNLQTISSIVLNKDTTYLIDKGSFPKLRKLRLHVSSNFKGDVPKMLLSLQHLRHLIKLEIYFDLNGWPHSRRLKISYKPEEVLQSLKHLRHLMILKMINTTNIVTSVFMFPPNITKLTLSRISCLNDDKMKVIGSLTKLQILILNGDNCYRSSNSFFDLNCVEGEFPQLQYFQMVNLLIRNLKLADGSMTRLQTLAINRCDKLDSLPCELWSLTTLKKVYVQKPSYAMAAMLQNLEVINGCQLIVE, from the coding sequence ATGGCGGATAGCGTTGTTTCGTTTCTTTTGGAACACTTATCACAATTGCTGCAACGCGAAGCTAATTTGCTTTGTGGCGTGGAAGACAAAATCATATCCCTCCGCAATGAACTTGAAATCATAAATGTCTACCTCAAAACTTCCCCTCAAgggaagaacaacaacaacaaacagatTGAACAGAAGGTTCTGAGTCAGATCAGAGATATCTCCTACGTAGCCGAGGATGTAATTGACACATTCATTGCCAATGTTTCCATCTACAAGGACAGAAACGTACTAGGAAGAATGATTCACAGCATTGATCACGCAAATTTACTCCACGACGTAGCAGAGAAGATTGACAAGATCAAAACAACACTCAATGAGATACATGAAAACAAGATCAAATACAATCAAGAAAGTACTGATCAATCAGCATCAGCAACAGAAGATGAGGAGAGGACCCGATCACTTCACAAATTAAGAAGAAATGTGGAGGAGGAAGATGTTGTAGGCTTTGTCCATGAATCTGAAGAAGTCATCAATAGACTCATAGAGGGTGGTTCGCCTCGTCTCAACGTTGTTTCAATCATTGGTATGGGTGGGCTGGGCAAAACAACTCTTGCCCGAAAGGTCTATAACAGTGAAAAAGTGAAGAAACACTTCAATAGCCGCACATGGATTTACGTTTCAATTGAGTGTAGAGTCCGAGAACTTTTGATGGGCattcataaaaatttaatgtcaaaCCATGCTTATGAATGTAGAAGGAGCAGCAACAAAAAGAAGAGTAAGAAACACAAAGAAGCTGTGAATAATTCTGATGATATCTCTAACTTAAGTGATGATGAGCTTAAGAAAAGAGTGTGGGAATGCTTGAAGTGGGAAAAATATTTGCTAGTTCTTGATGACTTGTGGAAAGTACAAGATTGGGATGAGGTAAAAGATGTTTTTCCCGACGAAAACAGAGGAAGCAGAATACTGATAACTAGTCGTTTGAAAGAAGTTGCTTCGCATACCAGTCGAGATCCTCCTTATTGCCTTCAATTTCTGAATGAAGAACAGAGTTGGGAGCTCTTCTCCAAAAAAGTTTTTAGAGGAGAAGAGTACCATTGTGATGTTGGATCTCTAGGTAAGCAAATCGTTAAAAGTTGTGGCGGGTTGCCACTCTCAATTGTGGTGCTAGCAGGGCTTCTAGCAAACAAGGAAAAGTCACACAGAGAATGGTCCAAAGTGTTAGGACATGTCAATTGGTATCTTACCCGAGACGAGACCCAAGTTAAGGACGTAGTACTTAAACTCAGTTTCGACAACTTGCATTCAAAATTAAAACCATGTTTTTTATATCTAGGGATATTCCCTGAAGATTCTGAAATATGTGCAAGGCAATTGTTGCACCTATGGGTCGCTGAAGGATTTATACAAGAAACAGGAAGTAGGGATCCAAATGACGTTGCTGAAGACTACTTGTACGAGCTCATTGATCGTAGTTTGATCCAAGTAGCACGAGTGAAGGATAGTGGAGGCGTGAAAACATGTCGCATCCATGATCTTCTCAGAGATCTTTGTATATTAGAGAGCAAAGAGGACAACCTCTTCCAAGTTTGCACAGATAACAACATTTTGATCCCCACAAAACCTCGCAGATTGTCTGTCCATTCTAGCATGTCTCACTATGTTTCTTCAAGCCCCAATGACCATTCATGTGTTCGTTCTTTGTTTTGCTCTGACCCGAACTGCTTCGTTTACAGCAATGACTGGAAATGGCTTTGCAAAGGCTTCAAATTGGTTCGTGTGTTGGATCTTTGGGGAAAGTATTGTTGTAAGATTCCTTCAAACTTGGGAAACTTTGTCCACTTGAGGTACTTGAGAATAGGCTCACAATATATTAGAAGTGTTCCTGATTCTATCTGCAACCTTCAAAATCTACAAACATTAGATTTTGGATCTACGACCAGGAGGACCACCACAATTTCTTTCCCCTATGGAATAACAAAGCTCAAGCATCTAAGACATTTGTATACTTTTGGGCCTATTATGCTACGTGGTCGTCGTTCGGACGATGAAGTTATGTGGAATCTTCAAACCATATCTTCCATTGTACTCAATAAAGATACCACATATCTCATAGATAAAGGAAGTTTCCCCAAACTAAGAAAATTAAGATTGCATGTCTCCTCAAACTTCAAGGGAGATGTGCCCAAAATGTTGCTTAGTCTACAACATTTGAGGCATTTGATTAAGCTAGAAATCTACTTCGACTTGAATGGTTGGCCACACTCACGACGATTGAAGATTAGTTATAAGCCCGAGGAAGTATTACAAAGTTTGAAGCACTTGAGACATCTCATGATACTAAAAATGATCAATACCACCAACATTGTAACCTCTGTATTCATGTTTCCTCCCAACATTACCAAGTTAACATTGTCACGTATTAGCTGCTTGAATGATGATAAGATGAAAGTTATTGGAAGTCTCACTAAACTCCAAATTTTGATCTTAAATGGAGACAATTGCTATAGGtcttcaaattcattttttgatCTTAATTGTGTTGAAGGCGAGTTCCCACAGTTGCAATATTTTCAAATGGTAAATTTGCTCATTCGAAATTTGAAATTAGCCGATGGTTCGATGACCCGCCTTCAAACCCTTGCTATTAACCGCTGTGATAAGTTGGATAGCCTCCCATGTGAACTATGGTCTTTGACTACCTTAAAAAAAGTCTATGTTCAGAAACCCTCCTATGCAATGGCAGCAATGTTACAAAATTTGGAAGTTATTAATGGATGTCAGCTCATAGtagaataa
- the LOC123917901 gene encoding pentatricopeptide repeat-containing protein At2g21090, with translation MPMPMPSSFQTHNFKRFKPTDLCIVKPILSSKTHLSQAVSSLDLLHPKGIRLPSHVLVNLLRRCSETKSYKEGKLVHLHLKLTGFKRPTTLIANHLIHMYFCCGDYVCARKVFDKMEGRNLYSWNNMISGYVKLGMMKQARSMFYQMPQKDYVSWNSMVVGYAHCGRFGEALRFYGQLRRLCIGYNEFTFASVLIVCVKLKEFELCRQIHGQVLVVGFLSNVVVSSSIVDAYAKCGRMEDARRLFDDMPVRDIPAWTTLVSGYALCGDMESAAELFSQMPKKNTYSWTSLIGGYARNGLGHKALGVFRKMIKHQVKPDEFTFSSCLFACATIASLKYGKQIHAFLVRNNIRTNPVVVSAIVDMYAKCGSMETAMQVFVIVRNMQHVVLWNTMISALAHYGYGKEAVMMLNEILKSGVKPNKTTFVAILNACSHSGLVHEGLQFFNSMHAVHSIVPDLEHYASLIDLLDQAGCIDESMKDTVNHVWYSLLGVCRLNGSTGLEREVTEFLIKWQPQSSAAYVLLSGTYAALVKWGLVEEVRHIMDERRVRKNQSISWIEIENEVHSFTLSDGLHPMKETIYSALGHLNNQIEDNAPYLTEG, from the coding sequence ATGCCAATGCCAATGCCATCTTCATTCCAAACTCACAATTTCAAGCGCTTCAAACCCACCGATCTATGCATCGTCAAACCTATCCTCTCTTCCAAAACCCATCTCTCTCAAGCCGTTTCTTCTCTTGATCTTTTGCACCCCAAAGGTATTCGTTTACCTTCTCACGTTCTCGTTAATCTATTGCGTCGTTGCTCTGAAACAAAGTCTTATAAAGAGGGTAAGcttgttcatcttcatttgaAGCTTACCGGTTTTAAACGACCCACTACGCTTATTGCTAATCATTTGATTCATATGTATTTTTGTTGTGGCGATTATGTTTGTGCACGCaaggtgtttgataaaatgGAGGGTAGAAATTTGTATTCTTGGAATAATATGATTTCTGGGTATGTTAAATTAGGGATGATGAAACAAGCTAGGAGCATGTTTTATCAAATGCCGCAAAAGGATTATGTGTCGTGGAATTCGATGGTGGTTGGTTATGCACATTGTGGGAGGTTTGGCGAGGCTTTGAGGTTTTATGGACAGTTGAGGAGATTGTGTATTGGATATAATGAGTTTACGTTTGCTAGTGTATTGATTGTTTGTGTGAAATTGAAAGAATTTGAACTTTGTAGGCAGATTCATGGACAGGTTTTAGTTGTTGGGTTTTTATCCAATGTGGTTGTTTCCAGCTCAATTGTAGATGCTTATGCAAAATGCGGTAGAATGGAAGATGCAAGGAGATTGTTTGATGATATGCCCGTGAGAGATATTCCTGCTTGGACGACGTTAGTTTCAGGATATGCTTTATGCGGGGATATGGAATCAGCTGCTGAACTGTTTAGTCAGATGCCCAAGAAAAATACCTATTCTTGGACGTCTTTGATCGGAGGTTATGCGAGAAATGGTCTGGGTCATAAAGCTCTTGGAGTGTTTAGAAAGATGATTAAGCATCAAGTTAAGCCTGATGAATTCACATTCAGTAGTTGCCTGTTTGCTTGTGCTACTATCGCTTCACTGAAGTATGGTAAGCAGATACATGCATTTTTGGTGCGGAATAACATTAGAACTAATCCTGTTGTTGTTAGTGCTATTGTTGACATGTATGCAAAATGTGGAAGCATGGAGACTGCCATGCAAGTCTTTGTAATCGTCAGAAATATGCAACATGTAGTGTTGTGGAACACTATGATATCAGCACTGGCTCACTATGGCTATGGGAAAGAAGCAGTTATGATGCTCAACGAGATTCTGAAATCAGGAGTGAAGCCAAACAAGACCACTTTTGTTGCCATTCTAAATGCTTGTAGTCATTCAGGCCTTGTCCACGAAGGACTCCAGTTTTTCAATTCCATGCATGCTGTGCACAGCATTGTCCCAGACCTAGAACACTACGCAAGCCTAATTGATCTTTTGGATCAAGCTGGATGTATTGATGAATCAATGAAGGATACTGTAAACCATGTTTGGTATTCTTTGCTAGGTGTATGTAGACTGAATGGAAGTACAGGACTTGAAAGAGAAGTAACTGAATTCCTTATTAAATGGCAGCCTCAATCTTCTGCTGCTTATGTATTACTTTCCGGTACATATGCAGCACTCGTGAAATGGGGATTGGTTGAGGAAGTAAGACATATTATGGATGAGAGACGTGTAAGGAAAAATCAGTCCATTAGTTGGATCGAAATTGAAAATGAGGTCCATTCTTTCACTTTATCAGATGGATTGCACCCTATGAAGGAAACAATATACTCAGCTTTGGGGCACTTAAATAACCAGATAGAGGACAATGCCCCATACCTAACTGAAGGATag
- the LOC123917386 gene encoding uncharacterized protein LOC123917386 translates to MSSIVKEILARPIQMADQISKFADEAQNFKQECLELKTKTEKLAGLLRQAARNSNDLYERPTKRIIDDTEQVLDKALGLVIKCRVNGLVKRLFTIIPATAFRKTSMQLENSLGDVQWLLRVSASAEERDDEYLGLPPIAANEPILCLIWEQVAILLSGCSIEERSDAAASLVSLARDNDRYGKLILEEGGVPPLLKLLKEGKLEGQENAARAIGLLGRDPESVEHIVNSGVCSVFAKILKEGHMKVQIVVAWAISELAAHHPKCQDHFAQNNAIRLLVSHLAFETIQEHSKYAITNKQNMSSIHSLVMASNNNNDDNGKGVQEDDYKIINHPGTTQTSNQMHNVINNTIAMKGNNNNNNSNNKKDTKEDSINNAIVKQNNNNHVSIAGTSIKGREFEDPRTKAQMKAMSARALWQLCRKNITICHTITESRALLCFAVLLEKGTDDVQHYSAMALMEITAVAAEHPELRRSAFKPTSPAAKAVVEQFLKVIEKGDSDDLLIPCVKAVGNLARTFRATETRFIAPLVRLLDEREPVISMEAAVSLIKFAESDNYLHETHCNAIIAAGGAKHLIQLVYFGEQMVQIPSLLLLCYIALHVPKNETLGQEEVLIVLEWCTKQAQLISEPRIEPILPEAKSRLELYQSRGRGFH, encoded by the coding sequence ATGTCGAGCATCGTGAAGGAGATCCTGGCGAGGCCGATACAAATGGCGGATCAAATATCAAAATTTGCCGATGAGGCACAAAATTTCAAACAAGAATGTCTAGAATTAAAAACCAAAACAGAAAAACTGGCAGGCCTCCTCCGGCAAGCCGCAAGGAACAGCAACGACCTCTACGAACGTCCAACAAAACGAATCATTGATGACACCGAACAAGTCCTCGATAAAGCCCTCGGATTAGTCATCAAATGTCGCGTCAACGGCCTTGTAAAACGTCTCTTCACCATCATCCCTGCCACAGCTTTTCGCAAAACCTCAATGCAGCTCGAAAATTCCCTTGGAGATGTTCAATGGCTATTAAGAGTCTCCGCTTCTGCAGAAGAACGCGATGACGAATATCTTGGTCTTCCTCCCATTGCAGCTAATGAACCAATCCTTTGTCTCATTTGGGAACAAGTTGCAATTCTTCTTTCTGGTTGTTCGATCGAAGAACGTTCTGATGCTGCGGCTTCTCTTGTTTCATTGGCACGCGACAATGATCGTTATGGAAAATTGATTCTAGAAGAAGGTGGGGTTCCACCTCTTCTAAAACTTCTTAAAGAAGGAAAACTTGAAGGTCAAGAAAACGCTGCAAGAGCAATTGGTTTACTTGGTAGAGATCCAGAAAGCGTCGAACACATTGTGAATTCCGGTGTTTGTTCTGTTTTCGCGAAAATACTCAAAGAAGGTCATATGAAAGTTCAAATTGTTGTTGCTTGGGCTATTTCAGAACTTGCAGCACATCATCCAAAATGTCAAGATCATTTTGCTCAGAACAACGCTATTCGTTTGCTTGTAAGTCACCTCGCTTTCGAAACAATTCAAGAACATAGTAAGTATGCtattacaaacaaacaaaacatgtCTTCTATTCATTCCCTTGTTATGGCTAGCAACAATAACAACGATGATAATGGCAAAGGTGTTCAAGAAGATGATTATAAGATAATTAATCACCCAGGTACTACTCAAACATCTAATCAAATGCATAATGTTATCAATAACACAATAGCCATGAagggaaataataataataataatagtaataataagaaGGATACTAAAGAAGATAGTATCAACAATGCAATTGTAAAGCAAAACAACAATAACCATGTATCAATTGCGGGGACGAGTATTAAAGGGAGAGAATTTGAAGATCCTAGAACAAAAGCACAAATGAAAGCAATGTCAGCTAGAGCTTTATGGCAACTATGtagaaaaaatattactatatgTCATACAATTACAGAATCAAGAGCTCTTTTGTGTTTCGCGGTTTTATTGGAAAAAGGTACTGATGATGTACAACATTATTCAGCAATGGCTTTAATGGAAATAACAGCTGTTGCAGCAGAACATCCAGAACTAAGACGTTCCGCTTTCAAACCAACTTCTCCTGCAGCAAAAGCTGTAGTAGAACAGTTTCTTAAGGTTATCGAAaaaggtgattccgatgatttaCTCATACCCTGTGTTAAAGCTGTTGGTAACTTAGCAAGGACATTTAGAGCAACGGAAACAAGATTCATCGCGCCATTGGTAAGATTACTAGACGAAAGAGAACCGGTTATTTCTATGGAAGCAGCAGTTTCTTTAATCAAATTTGCTGAGAGTGATAACTATCTTCATGAGACTCATTGCAATGCTATTATAGCAGCAGGTGGTGCTAAGCATTTGATTCAATTGGTTTACTTTGGGGAACAAATGGTGCAAATTCCTTCATTGCTTCTTTTATGTTACATAGCTTTACATGTTCCTAAAAATGAGACTCTTGGACAAGAGGAGGTGTTAATAGTACTTGAGTGGTGCACAAAGCAAGCACAGCTAATATCAGAACCAAGAATTGAACCAATTTTACCAGAAGCCAAAAGTAGGTTGGAACTCTATCAATCAAGAGGTAGAGGATTCCATTGA
- the LOC123916389 gene encoding putative disease resistance RPP13-like protein 3, with the protein MADSVVSFLLEHLSQLLQRKANLLCGVEDKIISLRNELEIINVYLKTSPQGKNNNNKQIEQKVLSQIRDISYVAEDVIDTFIANVSIYKDRNVLGRMIHSVDHAKLRHDVAEKIDKIKTTLNEIHENKIKYNQESTDQSASATEDEERTRSLHKLRRNVEEEDVVGFVHESEEVINRLIEGGSPRLNVVSIIGMGGLGKTTLARKVYNSEKVKKHFNSRTWIYVSNECRVRELLMGIHQNLMSNHACECRRSSNKRKCKKHNEAVNNSDDISNLSDDELKKKVWECLKWEKYLLVLDDLWKIQDWDEVKDAFPDENRGSRILITSRLKEVASHTSRDPPYCLQFLNEEQSWELFSKKVFRGEEYHCDVGSLGKQIVKSCGGLPLSIVVLAGLLANKEKSHREWSKVLGHVNWYLTRDETQVKDVVLKLSFDNLHSKLKPCFLYLGIFPEDSEIYVRQLLHLWVAEGFIQETGSRDPNDVAEDYLYELIDRSLIQVARVKDSGGVKTCRIHDLLRDLCILESKEDNLFQVCTDNNILIPTKPRRLSVHSSMSHYVSSSPNDHSCVRSLFCSDPNCFVYSNDWKWLCKGFKLVRVLDLWGKYCCEIPSNLGNFVHLRYLRIGSQCIRSVPDSICNLQNLQTLDFRSTTRTTTISFPYGITKLKHLRQLYTFQPIMLRGRRSDSEVMWNLQTISSIVLNKDTTYLIEKGSFPKLRKLRLHIYSNFNRDVPKMLLSLQHLRHLNKLEIYFDTSDWCSRRKISYEFEEVLQRLKQYKPEKVLQSLKHLRYLRILKITNALDLVTSVPMFPLNITKLTLSCITCLNDDVMKAIGSLTQLQILILTGKKFWPSDSFSDLNCVEDGFPELQEFRMEVLPIQNLKLVNGSMPRLQILVIHNCYKLDSLPSELWSLTTLRKVCVRKPSNAMAAMVQKLEVNNGCEVIVE; encoded by the coding sequence ATGGCAGATAGCGTGGTTTCATTTCTTTTGGAACACTTATCCCAATTGCTGCAACGCAAAGCTAATTTGCTTTGTGGCGTGGAAGACAAAATCATATCCCTCCGCAATGAACTCGAAATCATAAATGTCTACCTCAAAACTTCCCCTCAAgggaagaacaacaacaacaaacagatTGAACAGAAGGTTCTGAGTCAGATCAGAGATATCTCCTACGTAGCCGAGGATGTAATTGACACATTCATTGCCAATGTTTCCATCTACAAGGACAGAAACGTACTAGGAAGAATGATTCACAGCGTTGATCACGCAAAGTTACGCCACGACGTAGCAGAGAAGATTGACAAGATCAAAACAACACTCAATGAGATACATGAAAACAAGATCAAATACAATCAAGAAAGTACTGATCAATCAGCATCAGCAACAGAAGATGAGGAGAGGACCCGATCACTTCACAAATTAAGAAGAAATGTGGAGGAGGAAGATGTTGTAGGCTTTGTCCATGAATCTGAAGAAGTCATCAATAGACTCATAGAGGGTGGTTCGCCTCGTCTCAACGTTGTTTCAATCATTGGTATGGGTGGGCTGGGCAAAACAACTCTTGCCCGAAAGGTCTATAACAGTGAAAAAGTGAAGAAACACTTCAATAGCCGCACATGGATTTACGTTTCAAATGAGTGTAGAGTCCGAGAACTTTTGATGGGCATTCATCAAAATTTAATGTCAAACCATGCTTGTGAATGTAGAAGGAGCAGCAACAAAAGGAAGTGTAAGAAACACAATGAAGCTGTGAATAATTCTGATGATATCTCTAACTTAAGTGATGATGAGCTGAAGAAAAAAGTGTGGGAATGCTTGAAGTGGGAAAAATATTTGCTAGTTCTTGATGACTTGTGGAAAATACAAGATTGGGATGAGGTCAAGGATGCTTTTCCCGACGAAAACAGAGGAAGCAGAATACTGATAACTAGTCGTTTGAAAGAAGTTGCTTCGCATACCAGTCGAGATCCTCCTTATTGCCTTCAATTTCTGAATGAAGAACAGAGTTGGGAGCTCTTCTCCAAAAAAGTTTTTAGAGGAGAAGAGTACCATTGTGATGTTGGATCTCTAGGTAAGCAAATCGTTAAAAGTTGTGGCGGGTTGCCACTCTCAATTGTGGTGCTAGCAGGGCTTCTAGCAAACAAGGAAAAGTCACACAGAGAATGGTCCAAAGTGTTAGGACATGTCAATTGGTATCTTACCCGAGACGAGACCCAAGTTAAGGACGTAGTACTTAAACTCAGTTTCGACAACTTGCATTCAAAATTAAAACCATGTTTTTTATATCTAGGGATATTCCCTGAAGATTCTGAAATATATGTAAGGCAATTGTTGCACCTATGGGTCGCTGAAGGATTTATACAAGAAACAGGAAGTAGGGATCCAAATGACGTTGCTGAAGACTACTTGTACGAGCTCATTGATCGTAGTTTGATCCAAGTAGCACGAGTGAAGGATAGTGGAGGCGTGAAAACATGTCGCATCCATGATCTTCTCAGAGATCTTTGTATATTAGAGAGCAAAGAGGACAATCTCTTCCAAGTTTGCACAGATAACAACATTTTGATCCCCACAAAACCTCGCAGATTGTCTGTCCATTCTAGCATGTCTCACTATGTTTCTTCAAGCCCCAATGACCATTCATGTGTTCGTTCTTTGTTTTGCTCTGACCCGAACTGCTTCGTTTACAGCAATGACTGGAAATGGCTTTGCAAAGGCTTCAAATTGGTTCGTGTGTTGGATCTTTGGGGAAAGTATTGTTGTGAGATTCCTTCAAACTTGGGAAACTTTGTCCACTTGAGGTACTTGAGAATAGGCTCACAATGTATTAGAAGTGTTCCTGATTCTATCTGCAACCTTCAAAATCTACAAACATTAGATTTTCGATCTACGACCAGGACAACCACAATTTCTTTCCCCTATGGAATAACAAAGCTCAAGCATCTAAGACAATTGTATACTTTTCAGCCAATCATGCTACGTGGTCGTCGTTCAGACAGTGAAGTTATGTGGAATCTTCAAACCATATCTTCCATTGTACTTAATAAAGATACTACATATCTCATAGAGAAAGGAAGTTTCCCCAAACTAAGAAAATTAAGATTGCATATCTATTCAAACTTCAATCGCGATGTGCCCAAAATGTTGCTAAGTCTACAACATTTGAGGCATTTGAATAAGCTGGAAATCTACTTCGACACGTCAGATTGGTGCTCACGAAGGAAGATTAGTTATGAGTTCGAGGAAGTGTTACAAAGATTGAAGCAATATAAGCCCGAGAAAGTGTTACAAAGTTTGAAGCACTTGAGATATTTGAGAATACTAAAAATTACCAATGCCCTCGACCTTGTAACCTCTGTACCCATGTTTCCTCTCAACATTACCAAGTTAACATTGTCATGTATTACTTGCTTGAATGATGACGTGATGAAAGCTATTGGAAGTCTCACCCAACTCCAAATTTTGATCTTAACTGGAAAGAAATTTTGGCCTTCAGATTCATTTTCTGATCTTAATTGTGTTGAAGACGGGTTCCCAGAGTTGCAGGAGTTTCGGATGGAAGTTCTGCCCATCCAAAACTTGAAATTAGTCAATGGTTCGATGCCACGCCTTCAAATCCTCGTTATTCACAACTGTTATAAGTTGGATAGCCTCCCAAGTGAACTGTGGTCTTTGACTACCTTGAGAAAAGTTTGTGTTCGGAAACCCTCCAATGCAATGGCTGCAATGGTACAAAAGTTGGAAGTTAATAATGGATGTGAGGTCATTGTAGAATAA
- the LOC123916390 gene encoding PI-PLC X-box domain-containing protein DDB_G0293730-like — protein MGAQVSKQIEKRKTIEKEEKSLSDLKRLGENYPGSDYIPLDRKMWMSNLNPEKLKINMIVWPGTHDSATNKIGIPGITRPFAQCQTISIYNQLVRGTRVFDIRVQEDRRVCHGIILTYSVDIVIRDVKKFLSETESEIIILEVRTEYGHNDPPEFDKYLEENLGEYLIHQDDSVFDKTIAEVLPKRVICVWKPRNSPQPKARSSLWSAGYLRDNWINTDFPLTKFESNMKYLSEQERVVSRKYFYRVENTVTPVPDNPIVCVKPVTERIHGYSRLFISQCFSKGCSDRLQIFSTDFIDLDFVDACVGLTYARVEGKA, from the coding sequence ATGGGTGCTCAGGTCTCGAAACAAATCGAAAAGCGAAAGACAATcgaaaaagaagagaaatctCTTTCTGATCTAAAGAGGTTAGGAGAAAACTACCCTGGCTCTGATTATATCCCATTAGACAGAAAAATGTGGATGTCTAATCTGAATCCTGAGAAACTTAAGATCAACATGATTGTTTGGCCCGGAACACATGATTCTGCGACGAACAAAATCGGTATACCAGGAATCACTCGGCCTTTCGCGCAATGCCAAACCATTTCCATCTACAATCAGCTTGTGAGAGGAACAAGAGTGTTTGATATTCGTGTGCAAGAGGATCGAAGAGTATGTCACGGAATTATCCTAACTTACAGCGTAGACATTGTTATCAGAGATGTAAAAAAGTTCTTATCAGAAACTGAATCCGAAATCATAATCCTCGAGGTTAGAACCGAGTATGGACATAATGATCCACCGGAATTCGATAAGTACCTCGAAGAAAACTTAGGTGAGTACTTAATTCACCAAGATGATTCTGTTTTTGATAAGACTATTGCAGAAGTGTTACCAAAAAGAGTTATATGTGTTTGGAAGCCGAGAAATTCACCACAACCGAAGGCAAGAAGTAGTCTTTGGAGTGCAGGTTATTTAAGGGATAATTGGATTAACACAGATTTTCCATTAACAAAGTTTGAGAGTAATATGAAATATTTGAGCGAACAGGAACGTGTTGTGTCTAGAAAATACTTTTATAGAGTCGAGAATACTGTTACGCCTGTCCCTGACAACCCGATTGTGTGTGTGAAACCTGTGACCGAACGCATTCATGGATATTCAAGACTCTTCATTAGTCAGTGCTTTTCTAAAGGGTGTAGTGATAGATTGCAGATATTTTCTACTGATTTTATAGACTTGGATTTTGTTGATGCATGTGTTGGACTCACCTATGCAAGGGTTGAGGGTAAAGCATGA